Within the Dolichospermum compactum NIES-806 genome, the region CATAGACTAAAGTGAAGCCTTCACGACAAGCGAGAGTTAATCGAGAATCAACCCAATTTTGTTTGAATTCGTCTTCAACTTTAACAACACTATGGATATAGTTATCTAGTAATTTTTTGTGAGTGTAACCGGATTCACTACCAATCAAATCCGAACTTTTAAATTCGTCATCTCCAAATAGTAACATGACTGGTCTGTCTAGACAGTGAGCCAAGTGCAGTGCTAAGGTTGTTTTCCCTGTGCCGGCTGGTCCACGTAAGTGAATGGGGAATCCTGATTTGAGATAAAGTAATGCCCGAATTGCGACTTGCTCGATAGCAGGTGTGACTACAAACTGCCCTGGACGGACACGAAGAACTGCTCTTTTATGATTAGTTTTAGTCATAGTTATGAGATGAAGATGGTCAGTAAATTAAGATTGTCAGAAAAAAGGAATATTATGAGAATAATGTGAAATTTCTCAATTGATGTGCTATTATCGTTCCATTAGTTAAGCGCATGAAGTAAGAACTCCAGTTTAATAAACGTAGTAAATTTAACGCTAAATTGAATTTATACGTTACTGTCGCTACGGTTTAAATATGGACTGCCGACTCTTCAGGCCTAAACTCATTGTTGAATTTTATTATTCGCCCCCTTGTTTTACCAGCTTTGCACCTGGAATGTCAGGGGGCATTACTATTTAGACCTATTCTCTAACAGATAAACTCTGTGTATTGAGAGATTAACGGCTGGAAATACCAAAAATACTTACAAACAAATCCTGACGGAATGCTTGCAGTTCTTTTGCTTGTTTTTGAGCTTTAGAAATGCGTTCTTGGGCAGTTTCTGCTAAAAATTCTTGGCTGGTTTGCTCAAGTTGCTTACGGAACGCTTGTAGTTCTTCTGCCTGTTTTTGAGCTTTAGAAATGCGTTCTTGGGCAGTTTCTGCTAAAAATTCTTGGCTGGTTTGCTCAAGTTGCTTACGGAACGCTTGTAGTTCTTCTGCTTGTTTTTGAGCTTGAGCAATGCGTTCTTGGGCAGTTGCTACTAAAAATTCTTGGCTGGTTTGCTCAAGTTGCTTACGGAACGCTTGTAGTTCTTCTGCTTGTTTTTGAGCTTGAGCAATGCGTTCTTGAGCAGCTTGTGCTAAAAATTCTTGGCTAGTTTGCTCAACTTGCTTACGGAACGCTTGTAGTTCTTCTGCTTGCTGTTTAGCTTGGGCGTTTCTTTTCGCTGTTGTAGCAGACAAGAATTGATTAGTATCTTGAAATAGTTGAGCTACTGCTTCAACTATTGACTGACGTTCTTGGCGAATTTTTGGTATTAAAGCGGTCATAAATTTCTCCAGAAAATGATAAACTGGCATTAACTAGATTCACTGAATTTTTTAATCCACTGAATCTAGTTTCAGAGGTTTCCGCTTTTTTGTTATATCCTTTGAGAAACCTTAATTTCAAAATGCTCTTCTTTCATCACTATTTAGATAAATCAACAGATTTTCAAGGTTTGACAGCCTAGTAAAATGAAGGTTTCACCTGATTTTGATAGAAGAGGGATATACAGATAATAAAAAAAAGCAGGTTGAATATCAGGATTAAATTAAAGATTCATTAATCCTGATATTAGGAATTTACNNNNNN harbors:
- the gvpC gene encoding gas vesicle protein GvpC, whose product is MTALIPKIRQERQSIVEAVAQLFQDTNQFLSATTAKRNAQAKQQAEELQAFRKQVEQTSQEFLAQAAQERIAQAQKQAEELQAFRKQLEQTSQEFLVATAQERIAQAQKQAEELQAFRKQLEQTSQEFLAETAQERISKAQKQAEELQAFRKQLEQTSQEFLAETAQERISKAQKQAKELQAFRQDLFVSIFGISSR